The proteins below come from a single Corylus avellana chromosome ca3, CavTom2PMs-1.0 genomic window:
- the LOC132176177 gene encoding uncharacterized protein LOC132176177 has product MGIWGFLCSIGDSLKGWCSSARGYGSAAVTEINNGRIKATQKLSDKKTRAKIAPIAVDLAKNAAIYSCQEGLKSIPGGTLISEIIWRSIRGEKKCECNEGVMKALQTMVAKMEEIIKKWVGRTRKNPKWIR; this is encoded by the exons atgggGATTTGGGGTTTCCTTTGCTCAATAGGTGACTCACTTAAGGGCTGGTGCTCGAGCGCTCGTGGTTACGGCTCGGCAGCCGTTACCGAGATCAACAACGGTAGGATCAAAGCCACCCAGAAGCTGTCGGACAAGAAAACCCGGGCCAAGATCGCCCCGATCGCAGTCGATCTGGCCAAAAACGCCGCCATTTATAGCTGCCAGGAGGGTCTCAAGAGCATCCCAG GTGGAACATTGATTAGTGAGATTATCTGGCGATCAATTCGTGGTGAAAAGAAGTGTGAGTGTAATGAAGGGGTGATGAAGGCATTGCAAACCATGGTAGCCAAAATGGAGGAAATCATTAAAAAGTGGGTTGGAAGAACTAGGAAGAACCCTAAGTGGATAAGATAG